The proteins below come from a single uncultured Carboxylicivirga sp. genomic window:
- a CDS encoding carboxypeptidase-like regulatory domain-containing protein: protein MTGKRGSILLVVLVMVLGNSIAQTNHRILAKIQDSTTQQPVPFAFVASNKTGIGKETNTNGVFKMDIADTDTILFRCMGYEDNRWAISNIDLSSDTLTLMVNSKEYVLNEIKVVNFRSYAAFRSMVANMPMMETGEYKLPFKIDVSSVKGDMKMAAGSFGMGMSINWCKQTPEEKKYNKILANENLYSLYNKLTSRDNLQAFTQLNGASLDSFIVFLRTKHNIDPKLSEYDMMVEVSSAFDHFLAARSDSTTINF from the coding sequence ATGACGGGGAAAAGAGGAAGCATTTTATTAGTTGTTTTAGTAATGGTATTGGGTAATAGTATTGCTCAAACCAATCATCGTATTTTGGCAAAAATTCAGGATTCAACCACACAACAACCTGTACCGTTTGCTTTTGTGGCAAGTAACAAAACCGGCATTGGTAAAGAAACAAATACCAATGGTGTATTTAAAATGGACATTGCTGATACTGATACCATTTTGTTTCGATGCATGGGATATGAAGATAACCGATGGGCAATTAGCAATATCGATTTATCATCAGATACATTGACTTTAATGGTAAATTCTAAAGAATATGTTCTTAATGAGATTAAAGTTGTTAATTTCAGATCATATGCTGCATTCAGAAGTATGGTAGCCAACATGCCTATGATGGAAACTGGCGAATATAAATTACCATTTAAAATTGATGTTAGTAGTGTCAAAGGTGATATGAAAATGGCTGCAGGAAGTTTTGGTATGGGCATGTCAATAAACTGGTGCAAACAAACTCCCGAAGAAAAGAAATACAATAAAATACTAGCAAACGAAAATCTTTATTCACTTTACAACAAGTTAACTTCACGCGATAATCTGCAAGCATTTACACAATTGAATGGTGCCAGTCTCGATTCTTTTATTGTGTTTTTAAGAACTAAGCACAACATCGATCCCAAATTATCGGAATACGATATGATGGTTGAAGTAAGTAGTGCCTTTGATCACTTTTTAGCTGCCAGATCCGATAGTACTACCATTAATTTCTAA
- the ilvD gene encoding dihydroxy-acid dehydratase encodes MKRRLRSATTTEGRRMAGARSLWRANGMKEDHFGKPVIAVVNSFTQFVPGHVHLHDIGQMVKQRIEANGCFAAEFNTIAIDDGIAMGHDGMLYSLPSRDIIADSVEYMANAHKVDAMVCISNCDKITPGMLMASMRLNIPTVFVSGGPMEAGKVGSKALDLVDAMVMAADDSVSDEEVSAVERNACPTCGSCSGMFTANSMNCLNEAIGLALPGNGTIVATHQNRKRLFEKAADLIVDITYKHYRDGDDSVLPRSIATYKAFENAMTLDIAMGGSTNTVLHILAIAHEAGVDFTMDDIDKLSRKTPVLSKVAPNSHYHIEDVNRAGGILGILAELNRGGLLHTDVSRIDYPTLADALKDYDVAGGTATEEANNVYTSAPAGLFNLVMGSQKTQYAELDLDREKGCIRSVEHAYFKDGGLAVLFGNLAENGCIVKTAGVDESIFTFNGSARVYESQDDAIDGILSDEVKAGDVVIIRYEGPKGGPGMQEMLYPTSYLKSKHLGKECALLTDGRFSGGTSGLSIGHASPEAAAGGTIALVKNGDPITIDIPNRKIELNISNEELAQRRKEEEAKGSKAFQPGDRVRNISKALKAYASLVSSADKGAVRLID; translated from the coding sequence ATGAAACGAAGATTAAGAAGCGCAACAACAACTGAAGGCAGAAGAATGGCTGGAGCTCGCAGTTTATGGAGAGCCAACGGAATGAAAGAAGATCATTTTGGAAAACCTGTTATTGCAGTTGTTAATTCATTCACCCAATTTGTACCCGGTCATGTTCATTTACACGATATCGGTCAAATGGTGAAGCAACGCATTGAAGCCAACGGATGTTTTGCTGCCGAATTTAATACAATAGCCATCGATGATGGAATTGCAATGGGACATGACGGAATGTTATATTCTTTGCCATCACGAGATATTATTGCCGACAGCGTTGAATATATGGCAAACGCTCACAAAGTAGATGCCATGGTTTGCATTAGTAACTGCGACAAAATTACACCGGGTATGTTAATGGCATCTATGCGATTGAACATACCAACCGTTTTTGTGTCAGGAGGACCAATGGAGGCCGGTAAAGTAGGAAGTAAAGCATTGGATTTAGTTGACGCTATGGTAATGGCTGCTGACGATTCAGTATCTGATGAAGAAGTTAGTGCTGTTGAACGTAACGCTTGTCCTACATGTGGATCTTGCTCAGGTATGTTCACTGCCAATTCCATGAACTGTTTGAACGAAGCCATTGGATTAGCACTTCCGGGTAACGGAACAATTGTTGCCACACATCAGAACCGCAAGCGTTTATTTGAAAAGGCTGCCGACTTAATTGTTGACATTACTTATAAACATTACCGCGACGGAGACGACTCGGTATTGCCCCGATCTATTGCCACCTATAAAGCGTTTGAAAATGCAATGACATTAGACATTGCAATGGGGGGATCGACCAACACCGTATTACACATATTAGCCATTGCACACGAAGCTGGTGTTGATTTTACAATGGACGATATCGATAAATTATCTCGTAAAACACCGGTTTTATCTAAAGTAGCACCTAATTCCCATTACCACATCGAAGATGTGAATCGTGCAGGTGGAATCTTAGGAATATTAGCCGAACTGAACCGTGGCGGATTATTACATACCGATGTAAGTCGTATTGATTATCCTACATTGGCTGATGCTTTAAAAGATTACGATGTAGCAGGTGGCACTGCAACCGAAGAAGCTAACAACGTATATACCAGTGCTCCTGCCGGATTATTTAATCTGGTAATGGGATCTCAAAAAACTCAATATGCCGAGTTAGACTTGGATAGAGAAAAAGGTTGTATCCGCAGTGTAGAACATGCATATTTTAAAGATGGAGGTTTAGCTGTACTGTTTGGTAACTTGGCCGAAAACGGATGTATTGTTAAAACGGCTGGTGTCGACGAGTCAATCTTTACGTTTAACGGTTCAGCTCGTGTTTACGAATCGCAAGATGATGCCATTGATGGTATTCTGTCTGATGAAGTAAAAGCTGGTGATGTTGTTATTATCCGTTACGAAGGACCTAAAGGAGGACCGGGAATGCAGGAAATGCTTTATCCAACTTCTTATCTTAAATCGAAACATTTAGGAAAAGAATGTGCATTATTGACCGATGGTCGTTTTTCAGGAGGAACCTCCGGATTATCCATTGGACATGCTTCACCAGAAGCTGCGGCAGGAGGAACCATTGCTCTTGTAAAAAATGGCGACCCTATCACAATAGATATACCTAACCGAAAAATAGAACTCAATATCTCAAACGAAGAATTGGCTCAACGCCGTAAAGAAGAGGAGGCAAAAGGAAGCAAAGCCTTTCAGCCGGGCGATCGAGTTAGAAACATCTCTAAAGCATTAAAAGCCTACGCCAGCTTGGTAAGCTCGGCTGATAAAGGCGCAGTGAGATTAATCGATTAG
- a CDS encoding DUF5683 domain-containing protein translates to MKLKKPILMLCAFVLSSLTSYSQEKKKEEESFQSPSKAALYSAIIPGAGQVYNKAYWKVPVVYAGIGMFGYFIWFNNRHYHEYRNAYRDFIIRDPNNTSYLKYVNNGWQNVDIYGNYEKDFENALKSKVDHYKRYRDLSYIGMATWYVLQIVEASVDAHFSQFSVNDDLTILFNPYSKPINNKPNLGMQVLLIF, encoded by the coding sequence ATGAAACTGAAAAAGCCAATTTTAATGCTTTGTGCTTTTGTCTTGTCAAGTTTAACGTCTTATTCTCAAGAAAAAAAGAAAGAAGAAGAATCCTTTCAATCTCCTTCCAAAGCTGCTCTTTATTCAGCTATCATTCCCGGAGCCGGTCAGGTATACAATAAAGCCTATTGGAAAGTGCCTGTTGTGTATGCCGGTATTGGAATGTTTGGATATTTTATTTGGTTTAATAACAGGCATTATCACGAATATCGCAATGCGTATCGCGACTTTATAATTCGCGATCCTAATAATACATCTTACCTGAAATATGTAAACAATGGTTGGCAGAATGTTGATATTTATGGTAACTACGAAAAAGATTTTGAGAATGCTTTAAAAAGTAAGGTTGATCATTATAAGCGTTATCGCGATCTTAGTTATATAGGAATGGCAACCTGGTATGTTCTTCAGATTGTGGAAGCAAGTGTTGATGCTCATTTTTCACAATTTTCGGTTAACGATGATTTAACCATTCTATTCAATCCTTATTCAAAACCAATAAATAATAAACCCAATTTGGGTATGCAAGTGTTGCTAATATTTTAG
- the ablA gene encoding lysine 2,3-aminomutase, giving the protein MIYNTAQKELANKIAESSKISNWRDWRWQLKHSIRSLDKFEYLTGIKFSDEERKELQLTFDKFPLSITPYYLSLIDKKNFRNDPVFKQAFGSTEELTTLKSELADPLSEDKDSPVRGITHRYPDRVLFHVSNVCSMYCRHCTRKRKVGDVDFVPSYDELKEGIEYIKRTPQVRDVLLSGGDPLMLPDSKIDWLLSEITKIPHVEIVRIGTRMPVVLPYRITDELISILKKYQPLWINTHFNHPNEITASSKEALTKLADGGFPLGNQSVLLADVNDCPRIMKTLLHKLVQNRVRPYYLYQCDLSEGLSHFRTPIGKGIEIMESLIGHTSGFARPTYVIDAPGGGGKIPVMPNYIISWSTNKVVLRNYEGVITTYKEPDSYEQIKCDRDCDNCTLELNVGEVDEMEAVGIEKLLADNDDTISLIPENNERFQRRDDNA; this is encoded by the coding sequence ATGATCTACAACACAGCGCAAAAAGAACTAGCAAACAAAATCGCAGAATCGTCAAAAATTTCAAATTGGAGGGATTGGAGATGGCAACTTAAACATTCCATTCGTTCGTTAGATAAATTTGAATACTTAACAGGGATTAAGTTTTCTGATGAGGAACGAAAAGAGCTTCAGCTAACTTTCGATAAGTTTCCATTGTCTATTACTCCGTATTACTTATCGCTAATAGATAAAAAGAATTTTCGAAACGATCCTGTATTTAAGCAAGCTTTTGGAAGTACTGAAGAGCTAACAACTTTAAAATCAGAATTGGCTGATCCTTTGTCTGAGGATAAGGATAGTCCTGTGAGAGGAATTACACATCGGTATCCCGATCGGGTTTTGTTTCATGTAAGTAATGTGTGTTCTATGTACTGTAGACATTGTACTCGTAAACGAAAAGTTGGTGATGTGGATTTTGTACCATCGTACGATGAGTTAAAGGAAGGTATTGAATACATAAAGCGCACTCCTCAGGTAAGGGATGTATTATTGTCGGGTGGCGATCCTCTGATGTTGCCGGATAGTAAGATTGATTGGTTACTATCTGAAATAACCAAAATTCCACATGTAGAAATCGTTCGTATAGGAACTAGAATGCCAGTCGTACTTCCCTATCGTATAACCGACGAGTTAATCTCAATTCTCAAGAAGTATCAACCCTTGTGGATTAATACTCATTTTAATCATCCTAATGAGATAACAGCATCTTCAAAAGAGGCTTTGACTAAACTTGCAGATGGAGGTTTTCCTTTAGGTAATCAATCTGTATTATTGGCCGATGTGAATGATTGTCCTCGAATAATGAAAACGCTTTTGCATAAATTGGTACAAAATAGGGTACGACCTTATTATTTATATCAATGCGATTTGTCGGAAGGGTTATCTCATTTTAGAACCCCAATTGGTAAGGGAATCGAAATTATGGAGAGTTTGATTGGGCATACCAGTGGATTTGCTCGTCCAACTTATGTAATTGATGCTCCGGGAGGAGGAGGAAAAATTCCGGTGATGCCTAATTACATCATTTCGTGGTCGACCAATAAAGTGGTATTACGAAACTACGAAGGTGTGATAACAACTTATAAAGAACCCGACAGTTATGAGCAAATTAAATGTGACAGAGATTGTGATAATTGCACATTAGAATTAAATGTGGGTGAAGTTGATGAGATGGAAGCAGTAGGAATTGAAAAACTACTAGCTGATAACGATGATACAATATCTTTAATTCCCGAGAATAATGAACGTTTTCAAAGAAGAGATGATAATGCATGA
- a CDS encoding MarR family transcriptional regulator, with protein MMDTNDILIKIRKIVRSVDIESKKIQKEYGVSIPQVLCLNFLHDSPSYQATQGEIRKFLNLNSSTVSGIINRLEKKGYLARLPKSGDKRVVNIALTSAGDSLLDRIPALLHEQLSEKLQKLDPRELEKVEHSLDTLVTLLDIEKIEASPLITMETYLENSENDMVE; from the coding sequence ATGATGGATACAAATGATATTTTAATTAAGATTAGAAAGATTGTTAGATCTGTAGATATTGAATCGAAAAAAATTCAGAAAGAATATGGAGTAAGTATTCCTCAGGTACTTTGTTTGAATTTTTTGCACGATTCACCCAGTTATCAGGCTACGCAAGGGGAAATACGAAAGTTCTTAAACCTTAACTCGTCAACGGTTAGTGGTATTATTAATCGATTGGAGAAAAAAGGTTATTTAGCGCGATTACCAAAATCAGGAGATAAACGGGTTGTTAATATTGCCCTGACTTCGGCTGGAGACTCATTGTTAGATCGTATCCCTGCTTTACTTCATGAGCAGTTGTCAGAAAAACTTCAAAAGTTAGATCCAAGAGAGTTGGAGAAGGTTGAGCACAGTTTAGATACCTTAGTAACACTTCTTGATATCGAAAAAATTGAAGCATCGCCTTTGATTACCATGGAAACCTATCTTGAGAATTCTGAAAATGATATGGTAGAATAA
- a CDS encoding sodium:solute symporter family protein — MHIVDILIFCSYLIAMLGVGFYFMRKNNSTDDYYVGGRKLSSLHIGLSVVATDVGGGFSIGLGGLGFTMGLSGSWLLFTGLLGAWLSGVLLIPKVSDLAREKGFLSFPQYLEHVFDKRVALLAGLISAIGYIGFTSSQILAGAKLASSTFPALSIDQALLVMGTVAVVYTVLGGLKAVIYTDTIQWIVLMGGLILVGLPFAYTEIGGMEAIQNTLAPSFLSLKAVSWQKIVNWMFTIIPIWFIGMTLYQRIYAAKDTKTAQRGWFIAGLFEYPIMASIGVILGMFARVALENNQLPGYTFTNLDAEMGLPVLLKTILPVGFLGIVLSAYFSAIMSTADSCLMAASGNILTDVLKKHKAKKSLRYSQLLTLLIGVVALLLALKMTSVLDLMLHSYSFMVSGMIVPVLAALFTKQTSSIAALASMVTGGCTTLTLILSGVALPLGLDANIYGIAGALLVYVVINRMDRK; from the coding sequence ATGCATATTGTAGATATACTTATTTTTTGTTCCTACCTCATTGCTATGCTTGGGGTAGGTTTTTATTTCATGCGTAAGAATAATTCTACCGATGATTATTATGTGGGTGGAAGAAAATTAAGTAGTCTTCATATTGGTTTGTCGGTGGTGGCAACAGATGTGGGAGGTGGCTTTTCCATTGGTTTGGGTGGCCTTGGTTTTACTATGGGATTATCCGGAAGCTGGTTGCTTTTTACGGGTTTGTTAGGTGCTTGGCTAAGTGGAGTTCTGCTTATTCCAAAAGTATCGGACCTGGCACGTGAGAAAGGATTTCTCTCCTTTCCTCAATATCTTGAGCACGTATTTGATAAGCGGGTGGCTTTGCTGGCAGGATTAATTTCTGCCATTGGATATATTGGTTTTACCAGTTCTCAGATATTGGCTGGAGCAAAACTGGCATCGTCTACTTTTCCAGCTCTCAGCATCGATCAGGCATTATTAGTTATGGGTACCGTAGCGGTGGTTTATACCGTTTTGGGTGGACTAAAAGCTGTTATCTATACCGATACCATTCAGTGGATTGTACTAATGGGTGGTTTGATATTGGTTGGACTTCCTTTTGCTTATACTGAAATAGGTGGGATGGAGGCCATACAAAATACTTTAGCACCGTCTTTTTTAAGTCTGAAAGCCGTTAGCTGGCAAAAGATAGTAAACTGGATGTTTACAATTATTCCTATTTGGTTTATCGGAATGACTTTATATCAGCGCATTTATGCTGCCAAAGATACCAAAACAGCTCAACGAGGCTGGTTTATTGCCGGTTTGTTCGAATATCCAATTATGGCTTCTATTGGTGTAATACTGGGTATGTTTGCTCGTGTAGCTCTTGAAAATAATCAATTACCCGGATATACTTTTACCAATCTCGATGCTGAAATGGGATTACCAGTATTGCTAAAAACCATCTTGCCAGTGGGTTTTTTGGGGATTGTTTTATCAGCCTATTTCTCGGCAATTATGTCAACAGCAGATAGCTGTTTGATGGCAGCCTCAGGTAATATTTTAACCGATGTGCTGAAGAAACATAAGGCAAAGAAAAGTTTGCGATATTCGCAATTACTTACCTTATTAATAGGAGTGGTCGCTCTTTTATTAGCCTTGAAAATGACCAGTGTACTGGATCTGATGCTACATTCCTATTCGTTTATGGTTTCAGGAATGATTGTACCTGTATTGGCAGCTTTGTTTACCAAACAGACAAGTTCAATAGCAGCCTTGGCTTCTATGGTTACCGGTGGTTGTACTACATTAACTTTAATTCTTTCAGGAGTTGCATTGCCATTAGGCTTAGATGCAAATATTTATGGTATAGCGGGTGCTTTGCTGGTATATGTTGTAATTAATAGAATGGATCGAAAATAA
- a CDS encoding CPBP family intramembrane glutamic endopeptidase — MWAIALSTLLFALMHPILAQLPLAIIFGALFGFAFYKTKSIGLTIVLHFVANTSSLLIKYWLLS, encoded by the coding sequence ATGTGGGCCATTGCCCTTTCTACCTTACTTTTTGCATTGATGCATCCAATATTGGCTCAGTTGCCATTGGCTATTATTTTTGGTGCATTGTTTGGCTTTGCTTTTTATAAAACCAAAAGTATAGGATTAACCATTGTTTTGCATTTTGTGGCAAACACATCATCGTTACTTATAAAGTACTGGCTGCTAAGTTAG
- a CDS encoding MarC family protein codes for MEQIFSSVTMLLVLLNPFLIIVYLIDIVKKKSKSIFTKVMIRASLISSIVFCAFALLGDTIFKSVFNASFASFQIFGGVIFLLTGIQFVFKGSASIESLRGESKYVAGAIAMPIFIGPGTISYSVFIGERLSKPYAVLAIVLAVALCTSIILVLKYLHDKLQAQKEELIEQYIDIAGRVIALLIGTVSIELIMDGLAYWLKIIG; via the coding sequence ATGGAGCAAATATTTAGTTCAGTTACTATGTTATTGGTACTGCTCAATCCTTTTTTGATTATTGTTTATCTAATAGATATTGTAAAGAAGAAGTCAAAATCAATTTTTACTAAAGTAATGATCAGAGCATCTTTAATTAGTTCTATTGTATTTTGTGCATTTGCCTTACTGGGCGATACCATTTTTAAATCTGTTTTTAATGCAAGTTTCGCATCTTTTCAAATATTTGGAGGAGTTATTTTTTTATTAACAGGAATACAGTTCGTATTCAAGGGGAGTGCTTCTATTGAATCTTTGAGAGGAGAATCGAAATATGTAGCCGGTGCCATTGCAATGCCCATATTTATTGGTCCGGGAACCATTAGTTATAGCGTGTTTATTGGAGAACGACTAAGCAAGCCATATGCTGTTTTAGCTATTGTATTGGCAGTTGCTTTGTGTACTTCTATTATTTTGGTGTTAAAATATTTACACGATAAACTTCAGGCTCAAAAAGAAGAGCTGATTGAGCAATATATCGATATTGCGGGTCGTGTTATTGCACTATTAATTGGTACTGTTTCCATTGAGTTAATTATGGACGGCCTAGCTTATTGGCTTAAAATAATTGGATAA
- a CDS encoding 2,3,4,5-tetrahydropyridine-2,6-dicarboxylate N-succinyltransferase — protein sequence MSDLKNTIEQAWEDRSLLNNPETVEAIKTVVEKLDKGELRTAEPNGDEWIVNEWVKKAVILYFPTQKMETIEVGPFEFHDKIALKKNYQELGVRVVPHAVARYGSFIESGVVMMPSYVNIGAHVETGTMVDTWATVGSCAQIGKNVHLSGGVGIGGVLEPVQAAPVIIEDDAFIGSRCIVVEGCRVGKEAVLGANVVLTGSTKIIDVTGDEPIEYKGYVPPRSVVIPGSYTKKFPAGDFQVPAALIIGKRKESTDKKTSLNDALRENNVAV from the coding sequence ATGAGCGATTTAAAAAATACGATTGAACAAGCTTGGGAAGACAGAAGCTTATTAAATAACCCAGAAACTGTTGAAGCCATTAAAACAGTTGTTGAAAAATTAGATAAAGGTGAATTGCGTACAGCAGAGCCAAATGGCGATGAATGGATTGTAAATGAGTGGGTGAAAAAAGCCGTTATTCTGTATTTTCCTACTCAAAAGATGGAAACCATTGAAGTGGGACCATTTGAATTTCATGATAAAATTGCTTTGAAAAAGAACTATCAGGAGTTAGGTGTGCGTGTGGTACCTCATGCTGTAGCTCGTTATGGTTCATTTATCGAGAGTGGGGTTGTTATGATGCCATCATATGTAAATATTGGGGCGCATGTCGAAACAGGAACGATGGTAGATACCTGGGCAACAGTAGGTAGTTGTGCTCAAATTGGAAAGAATGTTCATCTTAGCGGTGGTGTAGGTATTGGTGGTGTTTTAGAACCTGTGCAAGCAGCCCCGGTAATCATTGAAGACGATGCTTTTATCGGATCGCGTTGTATTGTGGTTGAAGGATGCCGTGTAGGGAAAGAAGCTGTGTTGGGAGCTAATGTTGTTCTAACCGGATCAACAAAAATTATTGATGTTACAGGTGATGAGCCTATTGAGTATAAAGGTTATGTGCCTCCTCGTTCAGTGGTTATTCCAGGATCTTATACTAAGAAGTTTCCTGCCGGAGATTTTCAGGTGCCAGCTGCCTTAATTATCGGTAAGCGTAAAGAGTCAACAGACAAAAAGACTTCGTTAAACGATGCATTGCGCGAAAATAACGTAGCAGTTTAG
- the ablB gene encoding putative beta-lysine N-acetyltransferase, which produces MNVFKEEMIMHDVVEQIGSKSLIQHGKHNNRIYLMKLNVQEAELVIDQLSALARKNRYTKIFCKVPKQVAPLFIADGYLLEGQIPHFYEGEHDVCFMAKFLSSDRILHIEGDELKDLSALLQAKQSSRVVFKKQETEYEVKRLGEHDIDEIVGIYQQVFKTYPFPIHNPDYIRQTMTENVQYFGAVKDGVIGAVASSEIDFNGNNAEMTDFATQNEHRGKGLSTLLLSVMEKEMKEQGIYTLYTIARLKSVPMNKTFLRAGYRYSGTLVKNTNIAGTIESMNVYFKHI; this is translated from the coding sequence ATGAACGTTTTCAAAGAAGAGATGATAATGCATGATGTTGTTGAGCAAATAGGGAGTAAATCACTAATCCAACACGGAAAGCATAATAACCGAATTTATTTAATGAAATTGAATGTGCAAGAGGCAGAGCTGGTCATTGATCAGCTTTCTGCTTTAGCGCGTAAAAATCGATATACCAAAATATTTTGCAAAGTACCTAAACAAGTTGCCCCTTTGTTTATTGCTGATGGCTATTTACTTGAAGGACAAATACCTCATTTTTATGAAGGTGAACATGATGTTTGTTTTATGGCAAAGTTTTTAAGCTCTGATCGAATTCTTCATATTGAGGGAGATGAATTAAAAGATTTGAGTGCTCTGCTGCAGGCTAAGCAATCGTCAAGGGTTGTGTTTAAAAAACAAGAAACCGAATATGAAGTGAAACGCTTAGGTGAGCATGATATTGATGAAATTGTTGGAATTTATCAGCAGGTTTTTAAAACCTATCCTTTTCCTATTCACAACCCGGATTACATTCGTCAAACAATGACAGAGAATGTCCAATATTTTGGAGCTGTTAAAGATGGTGTAATTGGAGCTGTGGCATCATCAGAGATTGACTTTAATGGTAATAATGCTGAGATGACCGACTTTGCCACTCAAAATGAACATAGAGGGAAAGGTTTGTCTACCCTATTGTTAAGTGTCATGGAAAAGGAAATGAAAGAGCAGGGTATTTATACCTTGTATACTATTGCCCGATTGAAATCGGTTCCAATGAATAAAACTTTCTTAAGGGCAGGTTATCGTTACTCGGGTACTTTAGTTAAAAATACAAATATTGCCGGTACCATCGAAAGTATGAATGTTTACTTTAAACATATATAA